The Candidatus Nanopelagicus abundans genome includes a region encoding these proteins:
- a CDS encoding F0F1 ATP synthase subunit gamma: protein MGAQLRIYRRRMRSVKATKKITKAMELISASRIVKAQQKVAASSPYANELTRAVSAVASLSSTNHPLTTASLNPKRAAVLIITADRGMAGAYSNAAIKEGDQLITLLQSRGLEVNAYLVGRKGINFYKFRNRKITSSWSGFSDNPTYAHAKEVAEALIAAFIADAQTDPNGVDELHIIYTEFKSMITQTPDAKRMLPLEVVESTGPVVILPMYEFEPNAAEVLNALLPRYIQARVFNAMLQSAASEHAARRRAMKSATDNADELIKSLTRLANAARQAEITQEISEIVGGADALASASTGSE from the coding sequence ATGGGCGCCCAACTTCGTATTTACCGACGCCGTATGCGTTCGGTAAAGGCGACTAAGAAGATAACCAAAGCGATGGAGCTAATTTCAGCCTCTCGCATTGTTAAGGCGCAACAAAAAGTTGCTGCCTCATCTCCTTATGCCAACGAGTTAACCAGGGCGGTCTCAGCAGTTGCCTCTTTATCCTCTACTAATCACCCATTAACAACCGCATCACTAAATCCAAAGCGGGCTGCAGTATTAATTATTACCGCAGATAGAGGTATGGCTGGTGCCTACTCAAATGCTGCAATTAAAGAGGGTGATCAACTAATTACTCTTCTGCAATCACGTGGCCTTGAGGTAAATGCATATTTAGTAGGAAGAAAAGGAATTAACTTCTATAAGTTTAGAAATCGAAAGATTACCTCTTCATGGAGTGGCTTCTCAGATAACCCAACTTATGCTCATGCCAAAGAGGTGGCAGAGGCTTTAATTGCCGCCTTTATTGCAGATGCTCAAACTGATCCAAATGGTGTTGATGAACTACATATTATTTATACTGAATTTAAATCGATGATTACTCAAACTCCAGATGCAAAAAGAATGTTGCCTCTTGAGGTTGTGGAATCAACCGGACCGGTAGTTATTTTGCCGATGTATGAATTCGAACCTAATGCAGCTGAGGTGCTTAATGCATTACTACCTCGCTATATTCAGGCTCGAGTATTTAACGCGATGCTTCAATCTGCAGCTAGTGAGCATGCAGCTCGTCGTCGTGCTATGAAATCAGCAACTGACAACGCTGATGAATTAATTAAGTCGTTAACGCGACTTGCGAACGCGGCCCGTCAAGCCGAAATTACCCAAGAGATCAGTGAAATCGTAGGCGGCGCAGATGCGCTCGCTTCAGCTAGCACAGGGAGTGAATAA
- a CDS encoding F0F1 ATP synthase subunit B yields the protein MSNANLINWAAEEGANPLVPHTAELIVGFIAFSLLFLVLRSKVVPLFEKAFAERTEAIQGGMEKAERAQVEAERALAQYTAQLNEARGEAQKIREDARVQGAAIIEELRSKAAEEAARITAAATAAIQSERQQAMTALRNEVGALATELAGKIVGEALDDQVRQSRIVDRFITDLEKSK from the coding sequence ATGTCTAACGCTAATTTAATTAATTGGGCAGCCGAAGAAGGTGCTAACCCATTAGTTCCGCACACTGCGGAGTTAATAGTTGGCTTTATCGCATTTTCACTGCTCTTTTTAGTACTACGTTCTAAAGTTGTGCCGCTATTTGAAAAAGCATTTGCTGAACGCACTGAAGCAATTCAAGGCGGTATGGAAAAAGCAGAGCGTGCACAAGTAGAAGCAGAGCGTGCACTTGCGCAATACACAGCTCAATTAAATGAAGCACGTGGTGAAGCGCAAAAGATTCGCGAAGATGCAAGAGTGCAAGGGGCTGCAATTATTGAAGAATTGCGAAGTAAAGCAGCAGAGGAAGCAGCTCGAATTACTGCCGCAGCTACCGCAGCAATTCAATCAGAGCGTCAGCAAGCAATGACCGCACTTCGTAATGAAGTTGGCGCACTCGCTACTGAGTTAGCCGGAAAGATTGTCGGAGAAGCATTAGATGACCAGGTTCGTCAATCTCGAATTGTTGACCGCTTTATTACAGATCTGGAGAAGAGTAAGTAA
- a CDS encoding ATP synthase F0 subunit C, whose translation MTGTLNLVGYGLSAIGPAIATGMIFAAYISGVARQPEARSVLQPIAFLGFALAEALALFGLVLAFVL comes from the coding sequence ATGACAGGCACACTCAACCTGGTCGGTTATGGCCTATCTGCAATCGGACCTGCAATCGCAACTGGCATGATCTTCGCTGCTTACATCAGCGGTGTCGCACGCCAACCTGAGGCACGTTCTGTACTGCAGCCGATCGCATTCCTAGGCTTCGCACTTGCAGAAGCTCTAGCACTATTCGGTCTCGTACTAGCTTTCGTTCTCTAA
- the atpD gene encoding F0F1 ATP synthase subunit beta → MSVKTATGRVARVIGPVVDIEFPADSMPAIFNALNIDVTLGGETKKLTLEVAQHIGDNLVRAISMQPTDGMVRGSTVTDTGSAISVPVGDVTKGHVFNTLGESLDVPTSSLDIKERWPIHRTAPAFDQLESKTEMFETGIKVIDLLTPYVKGGKIGLFGGAGVGKTVLIQEMIYRVAENFGGVSVFAGVGERTREGNDLFLEMTETGVINKTALVFGQMDEPPGTRLRVALSALTMAEYFRDVQKQDVLLFIDNIFRFTQAGSEVSTLLGRMPSAVGYQPTLADEMGQLQERITSTRGHSITSMQAIYVPADDITDPAPHTTFAHLDATTVLSRPISELGIYPAVDPLDSTSRILDPRYIGEHHFRVANRIKQILQRYKDLQDIIAILGIDELSEEDRILVGRARRIQRFLSQNTFVAKVFTGLEGSFVPLTETISAFEALADGKYDHVPEQAFFMCGGLDDVERRAAELAKS, encoded by the coding sequence ATGTCAGTTAAAACAGCAACCGGAAGAGTTGCCCGTGTAATTGGACCGGTAGTGGATATTGAGTTTCCAGCCGATTCAATGCCAGCCATATTTAATGCGTTAAATATTGATGTCACATTGGGGGGTGAGACTAAGAAGTTAACACTTGAGGTCGCCCAACACATTGGTGACAATCTAGTACGCGCGATCTCCATGCAACCAACTGACGGCATGGTGCGCGGTTCAACTGTTACCGATACTGGAAGTGCGATCTCAGTTCCAGTCGGAGATGTAACAAAGGGACATGTATTTAATACTCTGGGTGAATCATTAGATGTGCCAACCTCTTCATTAGATATTAAAGAGAGATGGCCAATCCATCGAACCGCTCCAGCATTTGATCAACTTGAATCAAAGACTGAGATGTTTGAAACTGGAATTAAAGTTATCGATCTTCTAACCCCTTATGTAAAAGGTGGAAAGATTGGATTATTTGGTGGCGCCGGTGTTGGTAAGACTGTGTTGATCCAAGAGATGATTTATCGAGTAGCTGAAAACTTTGGTGGTGTTTCAGTATTCGCCGGAGTTGGTGAGCGTACTCGTGAGGGTAATGACTTATTCCTTGAAATGACTGAAACTGGTGTTATTAATAAGACCGCATTGGTCTTCGGACAAATGGATGAGCCACCTGGCACACGACTTCGAGTAGCACTATCTGCTCTAACTATGGCGGAGTATTTCCGTGATGTGCAGAAGCAAGATGTGCTTTTGTTCATCGATAATATTTTCCGATTTACTCAAGCAGGTTCTGAAGTTTCAACACTTCTTGGTCGTATGCCATCTGCGGTGGGATACCAACCAACACTTGCTGATGAGATGGGACAGCTTCAGGAGCGAATTACTTCAACTCGTGGTCACTCAATTACATCTATGCAGGCAATTTATGTTCCAGCAGATGACATTACTGACCCAGCCCCACACACAACCTTCGCTCACTTAGATGCGACAACAGTGTTATCTCGTCCGATCTCAGAGCTTGGTATTTATCCAGCGGTTGATCCACTTGATTCAACCTCTCGAATTCTAGATCCTCGCTATATTGGTGAGCATCACTTCCGAGTTGCTAACCGAATTAAGCAGATCTTGCAGCGTTACAAAGATTTGCAAGACATTATTGCAATCTTAGGTATCGATGAATTATCTGAAGAAGATCGTATTTTGGTAGGAAGAGCTCGTCGTATTCAACGATTCCTTTCTCAAAATACTTTCGTGGCAAAGGTCTTTACCGGCCTTGAAGGTTCATTCGTGCCACTAACTGAAACTATTTCTGCCTTTGAAGCCCTAGCTGATGGAAAGTATGACCATGTTCCAGAGCAAGCATTCTTTATGTGTGGTGGCTTAGATGATGTTGAACGAAGAGCAGCAGAGTTAGCGAAGTCATAA
- a CDS encoding F0F1 ATP synthase subunit epsilon — translation MSESLLKVEVVTPEKRVWSGEAKMVSARTLEGDLGVLPDHAPLLGVLADGTVSIKAFDGSTNDFVINGGFISVSKNRVSILGESAN, via the coding sequence ATGTCTGAATCATTGTTAAAGGTTGAGGTGGTTACACCAGAGAAGCGGGTGTGGAGTGGGGAAGCCAAAATGGTTTCTGCTCGCACACTCGAAGGTGATCTTGGTGTACTACCTGATCACGCTCCGCTGCTTGGAGTTTTAGCAGATGGCACAGTTTCCATAAAAGCATTTGATGGTTCTACAAATGATTTTGTAATTAACGGTGGATTTATTTCAGTTTCTAAAAATCGAGTATCAATTCTTGGTGAGAGTGCTAATTAA
- the murA gene encoding UDP-N-acetylglucosamine 1-carboxyvinyltransferase, translating to MERLRVVGGARLSGTVRVFGAKNSALKLMAATLLAPGESKITNLPAIADVDYMAELLTRLGCSVKVNNELHEVIIAVPKKLGHRADYDLVRKMRASINVLGPLIARELVAEVALPGGDAIGSRGLDFHINGLKDMGAEIHSEHGFVIARASNGIKGAAITLEFPSVGATENIMTAATLATGRTTIDNAAREPDVVDLGEFLIAMGAKITGLGTHTITIDGVKELKPATHATLADRIVSGTWAFAAAMTKGDITIENGRVDHLEVPLDKLVEAGAVVTTTSNGFRVKMDKRPIAVDVATLPYPGFPTDLQPMVIALNAIAEGTSLVTENVFEGRFMFVNELLRLGANIQVDGHHAAITGISELSAAPVAATDIRAGAGLVLAALASDGITIIEDAYHIDRGYPDFPVQLQSLGADVTRV from the coding sequence ATGGAACGACTACGGGTAGTTGGAGGTGCCAGATTATCTGGCACGGTTCGTGTTTTTGGAGCCAAAAACTCAGCGCTTAAATTAATGGCGGCAACATTACTGGCCCCTGGTGAATCAAAAATAACAAATCTACCTGCAATCGCAGATGTTGATTACATGGCGGAGTTATTAACTAGGTTGGGATGTAGTGTTAAAGTAAATAATGAATTACATGAAGTAATTATTGCGGTGCCAAAAAAATTAGGTCATAGAGCAGATTATGACTTAGTGCGAAAGATGCGCGCATCAATAAATGTATTAGGGCCACTAATTGCTAGAGAGTTAGTTGCTGAAGTAGCACTACCTGGTGGAGATGCAATTGGATCTAGAGGACTTGATTTTCACATTAATGGTTTAAAAGATATGGGAGCAGAAATTCACTCCGAGCATGGCTTTGTTATTGCTAGAGCATCTAACGGAATTAAGGGCGCGGCTATCACATTAGAGTTCCCAAGTGTTGGCGCTACTGAAAATATTATGACTGCAGCAACTTTGGCAACTGGTAGGACCACAATTGATAACGCAGCTCGTGAACCAGATGTAGTAGATCTAGGTGAGTTTCTAATTGCAATGGGCGCAAAAATAACTGGACTTGGTACCCATACCATCACTATTGATGGTGTTAAAGAATTAAAACCAGCAACACATGCCACATTAGCTGATCGAATTGTTTCTGGAACTTGGGCCTTTGCTGCTGCAATGACTAAAGGTGATATCACAATTGAAAATGGGCGAGTAGATCATCTTGAGGTGCCACTTGATAAGTTAGTTGAAGCAGGGGCGGTAGTAACAACTACAAGTAATGGATTTAGGGTAAAGATGGATAAACGCCCAATTGCAGTTGATGTGGCAACACTTCCCTATCCAGGTTTTCCAACTGATTTACAACCAATGGTAATCGCTCTAAATGCAATTGCTGAGGGCACATCCTTAGTAACTGAAAATGTATTTGAGGGAAGATTTATGTTTGTAAATGAGTTACTTAGGTTAGGTGCAAACATCCAAGTTGATGGTCATCATGCTGCGATTACTGGTATCTCTGAGTTATCAGCTGCCCCAGTTGCTGCCACAGATATTAGAGCTGGCGCAGGCTTAGTTTTAGCAGCATTAGCCAGCGATGGAATAACAATTATTGAAGATGCCTACCATATTGATCGCGGCTATCCAGACTTTCCAGTTCAACTTCAATCACTCGGAGCAGATGTAACTAGAGTTTAA
- the atpA gene encoding F0F1 ATP synthase subunit alpha: MAEVSIRPEDIRDALAKHVAAYKPGAAVKDEIGSVTEAGDGIARVEGLPSTMTNELLKFENGTLGLALNLDVREIGVVILGEFTGIEEGTTVRRTGEILSVPVGDGFLGRVVDALGRPIDGKGEIKAETTRALEIQAPSVVQRQPVKEPMQTGIKAIDSMTAIGRGQRQLIIGDRQTGKTAIAVDTIINQLENWKSGDPKKQVKCIYVAIGQKGSTIASVKGALEEAGAMAYTTIVAAPASDPAGFKYLAPYTGSSIGQHWMYKGQHVLIVFDDLSKQAEAYRSVSLLLRRPPGREAYPGDVFYLHSRLLERCAKLSDELGGGSMTGLPIIETKGNDVSAFIPTNVISITDGQCFLETDLFNAGVRPAINVGISVSRVGGSAQTKAIKKIAGRLRLDLAQYRELEAFAAFGSDLDAASKAQLERGARMVELLKQGQYSPFSVERQVASIWAGTTGKMDSIPVPDVRRFEAEFLDFIARERKEIFDVISTTRELTDDTVKSLEDAITTFKTQFKSSVAPAVNEKKADALDGVDNEQITRQAPAIKR, encoded by the coding sequence ATGGCCGAAGTTAGTATCCGCCCCGAAGATATTCGGGATGCACTGGCAAAACATGTCGCTGCATATAAACCAGGCGCTGCAGTTAAAGATGAAATCGGTAGCGTAACTGAGGCAGGTGATGGCATCGCTCGTGTTGAAGGTCTGCCATCGACTATGACCAATGAGTTGTTAAAGTTTGAAAATGGCACATTAGGACTAGCGCTGAACTTAGATGTTCGCGAAATCGGTGTGGTTATTTTAGGTGAGTTCACCGGAATTGAAGAAGGAACAACTGTTCGCCGGACTGGAGAAATTCTCTCTGTTCCAGTTGGTGATGGTTTTCTTGGACGTGTAGTTGACGCACTTGGGCGGCCAATTGATGGCAAAGGCGAGATTAAAGCTGAAACAACTCGAGCCCTTGAAATTCAAGCACCATCTGTAGTGCAAAGACAACCAGTAAAAGAGCCAATGCAAACTGGTATTAAAGCGATTGACTCGATGACTGCAATCGGCCGCGGTCAGCGTCAGTTAATTATTGGTGATCGTCAAACTGGTAAGACTGCGATTGCAGTTGACACAATCATTAACCAATTGGAGAACTGGAAGAGTGGGGATCCAAAGAAGCAGGTTAAATGTATTTATGTTGCAATTGGGCAAAAAGGTTCAACTATTGCATCCGTTAAGGGCGCTTTAGAAGAAGCTGGCGCAATGGCATATACAACAATTGTGGCAGCACCGGCCTCTGATCCTGCCGGATTTAAATACTTAGCTCCATACACCGGCTCATCAATTGGTCAGCACTGGATGTATAAGGGACAACATGTATTAATTGTTTTTGATGATCTATCAAAGCAAGCTGAGGCTTATCGTTCCGTATCGCTATTGCTAAGGCGCCCACCGGGTCGCGAAGCTTATCCTGGAGATGTTTTCTATTTACACTCTCGTTTACTTGAGCGATGCGCAAAATTATCTGATGAATTAGGCGGTGGTTCTATGACAGGACTTCCAATTATTGAAACAAAAGGTAATGACGTATCAGCATTTATTCCAACGAATGTTATCTCTATTACCGATGGTCAGTGCTTCCTTGAGACTGATTTATTTAACGCTGGCGTTCGTCCTGCGATTAACGTTGGTATCTCAGTATCTCGAGTTGGTGGATCTGCTCAGACTAAGGCGATTAAGAAAATCGCTGGTCGTTTGCGTCTTGATCTTGCTCAATATCGTGAGCTTGAAGCATTCGCAGCATTTGGTTCAGATCTTGATGCTGCCTCTAAAGCACAACTAGAGCGCGGTGCTCGAATGGTTGAATTACTTAAGCAAGGTCAGTACTCACCATTCTCAGTAGAGCGTCAGGTTGCATCAATTTGGGCCGGAACTACTGGCAAGATGGATTCAATTCCTGTGCCAGATGTTCGCCGCTTTGAAGCTGAGTTCTTAGATTTTATTGCTCGTGAGCGCAAGGAAATCTTTGATGTAATTTCAACAACTCGTGAGTTAACTGATGACACAGTTAAATCTCTAGAGGATGCGATTACAACATTTAAAACTCAATTTAAATCATCAGTTGCCCCAGCTGTTAATGAGAAAAAAGCTGATGCATTAGATGGTGTTGATAATGAGCAAATTACCCGTCAAGCCCCTGCCATAAAGAGATAA
- the atpB gene encoding F0F1 ATP synthase subunit A, with protein MLLAEDGGFKPPSTADFELPPVFGDNPYTTKPIFLVFLSVILISVFFIAASRKASIVPSKLQFAGESIYSFVRNDLARDVIGHEFMRFVPYLFTLFTFILTNNLFGIIPFLQFPAMSRVSFPYVLALFTFVIFHYVAIKHKGLIAYLKEIMFMPGVPKPVYILLTPIEVATYFLVRPLTLSLRLFANMFAGHLLLLVFILGGEHLLQGVIGLKLVSPFAFAFGIGLTFFEFMVQCLQAYIFTLLTALYIAGALADEH; from the coding sequence ATGTTGCTAGCAGAAGATGGTGGTTTTAAGCCACCTTCTACCGCTGACTTTGAATTACCACCAGTATTCGGTGATAACCCATACACAACAAAACCAATATTTTTAGTCTTCTTATCAGTAATTTTAATCTCAGTATTTTTTATTGCTGCTTCACGAAAAGCATCGATAGTGCCAAGCAAATTACAGTTTGCAGGGGAGTCCATTTACAGTTTTGTTAGAAATGATCTGGCCAGAGATGTTATTGGCCATGAATTTATGCGCTTTGTTCCATATTTATTTACTCTCTTCACATTTATTTTAACCAATAATCTTTTTGGAATTATTCCGTTTCTACAATTTCCGGCGATGTCTAGAGTTAGCTTTCCGTATGTATTAGCACTATTTACTTTTGTAATTTTCCATTACGTAGCAATTAAACATAAGGGACTAATTGCCTATCTTAAAGAGATTATGTTTATGCCAGGAGTTCCTAAGCCGGTCTATATTCTGCTTACTCCAATTGAAGTTGCCACCTACTTTTTAGTTCGTCCACTAACTCTTTCACTTCGTTTATTCGCAAATATGTTTGCTGGTCACCTACTCCTATTAGTTTTCATTTTAGGCGGTGAACACCTATTACAGGGTGTAATTGGGCTCAAACTAGTCTCTCCATTTGCTTTTGCCTTTGGAATTGGACTTACTTTTTTTGAGTTTATGGTCCAATGCCTGCAAGCGTATATCTTTACCCTGTTGACCGCCCTCTATATTGCGGGTGCGTTAGCGGATGAGCACTAA
- a CDS encoding F0F1 ATP synthase subunit delta, giving the protein MKILGGASRTAVIALRKSLADTLNNQSATESATFASDLFTILTVLSSSIGMRRALTDNARDAGAKAELISNLFGKNISSPAQVLLATASGLRFSSPGELADAIEHLAVEAESAAAEKNNELEKLEKELFDFARVLVANPDFRQALNTSADIDANKVALLESVVKGKYVSSTVNLLRRVITLRRGRSIDATLAAYSHYVSIRKDRLVAHVKSAVKLTDTQQSKLVSALSKQMGKDVHVNIEIDPKILGGISIRYADEVIDASIVNRLAEAGRALVS; this is encoded by the coding sequence ATGAAAATATTAGGGGGCGCAAGCAGAACTGCTGTTATAGCGCTGCGCAAATCATTAGCTGATACTTTAAACAATCAATCAGCTACTGAGAGTGCAACCTTTGCTTCAGATTTATTTACAATTTTGACGGTTCTAAGTTCATCAATTGGAATGCGTAGAGCACTTACAGATAATGCAAGAGATGCGGGCGCCAAAGCTGAGTTAATTTCTAATCTATTTGGCAAAAATATTTCATCCCCAGCCCAAGTATTACTTGCAACAGCTTCAGGGCTACGTTTTTCAAGCCCTGGTGAGTTAGCTGATGCTATTGAGCACTTAGCAGTTGAGGCAGAAAGCGCTGCTGCTGAAAAGAATAATGAATTAGAAAAACTTGAGAAGGAATTATTTGATTTTGCCAGGGTTCTAGTGGCAAATCCTGATTTCAGGCAAGCCCTTAATACCTCTGCAGATATTGATGCTAACAAGGTTGCACTACTTGAGTCAGTTGTTAAAGGTAAGTATGTGAGCTCAACTGTTAACTTACTTCGTAGAGTTATAACTCTACGTCGTGGCCGCAGTATCGATGCCACGCTAGCGGCTTATTCACATTATGTTTCAATTCGTAAAGACCGTTTAGTAGCTCATGTTAAAAGCGCAGTTAAATTAACTGATACGCAACAGAGCAAATTAGTTTCCGCACTTTCAAAGCAAATGGGCAAAGATGTGCATGTAAATATTGAGATCGACCCAAAGATTTTAGGCGGTATTTCTATCCGATACGCAGATGAAGTTATTGATGCCAGCATAGTTAATCGTTTAGCAGAAGCGGGCAGAGCGCTCGTAAGTTAG
- a CDS encoding glycosyltransferase family 4 protein, whose product MREYLVTVLLAAIITYLITPLVRDLAIKFGAVTAIRARDVHIAPTPRWGGLAMWLAMALTLVIANYLPLVHKSFGQDATGIFLSGSFILFLGLLDDRFDLDPITKFAGQALAAGILLIYGVQILWLPINGITTLPTNIGQLLTVLFVMVVINAINFIDGLDGLATGIVMICAASFFAFSYLLAVINGLNRAGAPSLITAVVIGLCLGFLPHNFHPAQIFMGDSGAMFLGLLISASAITLTGQVDASAITEENGGTALLPLLLPFTVLAIPLIDFVMAIIRRVKAGRSPFTADREHLHHRIMRMGVSQQRTTVILYLWTAMFAIPTVTAAFVPIPIALSCGVLIFLISIFVIKSNKKLITNV is encoded by the coding sequence ATGCGCGAGTACTTAGTAACAGTCTTACTTGCCGCAATCATTACCTATTTAATTACCCCATTAGTTAGAGATTTAGCAATTAAATTTGGCGCTGTTACCGCAATTCGTGCCAGAGATGTTCATATTGCGCCAACTCCAAGATGGGGCGGCCTTGCAATGTGGCTAGCTATGGCGCTCACTCTAGTAATTGCTAATTATTTACCACTTGTACATAAATCATTTGGGCAGGATGCAACTGGTATCTTCTTAAGCGGTAGTTTTATTTTATTTCTAGGACTACTTGATGATCGCTTTGATCTAGATCCGATTACAAAATTTGCTGGTCAAGCACTAGCAGCTGGCATATTACTTATATACGGCGTGCAGATTCTTTGGCTTCCTATAAATGGAATTACTACCTTGCCAACTAATATTGGTCAGTTACTAACCGTGCTCTTTGTAATGGTAGTAATTAATGCGATTAACTTTATAGATGGTTTAGATGGTTTAGCTACTGGAATAGTAATGATCTGCGCAGCATCTTTCTTTGCCTTTTCCTATTTGTTAGCGGTCATAAATGGATTAAATCGCGCCGGAGCCCCATCACTAATTACTGCAGTTGTAATTGGTTTATGTCTTGGGTTTTTACCCCATAACTTTCATCCAGCACAGATCTTCATGGGAGATTCTGGGGCTATGTTTTTAGGATTACTTATTAGTGCATCTGCAATTACCTTAACTGGTCAAGTAGATGCTTCAGCGATAACTGAGGAAAATGGTGGAACTGCATTACTGCCTTTACTTCTACCTTTTACTGTTTTAGCTATTCCATTAATTGATTTTGTGATGGCTATTATAAGAAGAGTTAAAGCAGGCCGTTCACCTTTTACTGCAGATCGCGAGCATCTTCACCATCGAATTATGCGTATGGGTGTGAGTCAACAACGCACCACAGTTATTTTGTATCTATGGACAGCGATGTTTGCAATACCAACTGTTACTGCAGCTTTTGTGCCAATTCCGATTGCTCTATCCTGCGGTGTATTAATATTTTTAATTTCAATATTTGTAATTAAAAGCAATAAAAAGTTGATAACTAATGTCTGA
- a CDS encoding cob(I)yrinic acid a,c-diamide adenosyltransferase, translated as MVNLTRIYTKTGDDGTTSLGDMSRTSKNDPRLEAYATVDEANSAIGVVLALGGIKDDEITKLLVRIQNDLFDVGADLCTPIVDNPTIEPLRVLESQIDYLEKQIDKYNESLQPLRTFVLPSGTPASALLHVARTVVRRAERNTWHAIHSFGGGVNPVTAKYLNRLSDLLFVLARTANKEIGDQLWVPGANR; from the coding sequence ATGGTTAATTTAACCCGTATCTACACAAAAACCGGTGATGATGGAACTACCTCACTAGGGGATATGAGTAGAACCTCAAAAAATGATCCACGCCTTGAGGCATATGCCACCGTCGATGAAGCTAACTCTGCAATCGGAGTTGTATTAGCACTCGGTGGTATTAAAGATGATGAAATTACAAAACTTCTAGTCAGAATTCAAAACGATTTATTTGATGTTGGCGCAGATCTTTGTACACCAATAGTTGATAATCCAACTATAGAGCCATTAAGAGTTTTAGAATCACAAATTGATTATCTTGAGAAGCAAATTGATAAATACAATGAGTCTTTACAACCACTTCGTACTTTTGTACTTCCATCTGGAACCCCCGCATCAGCGTTACTACATGTTGCAAGAACTGTGGTTAGGCGTGCTGAGCGAAATACTTGGCATGCTATTCATTCATTTGGCGGTGGGGTAAATCCAGTTACAGCAAAATACTTAAATCGTTTATCTGATCTTTTATTTGTTTTAGCCCGAACTGCAAATAAAGAAATCGGTGATCAGCTTTGGGTTCCTGGCGCAAATCGCTAA